One genomic window of Roseobacter ponti includes the following:
- the prmC gene encoding peptide chain release factor N(5)-glutamine methyltransferase: MLAAMARLRAAGVPDPARDARILLAHAAKVDAARVTLIAPEDIAPEIAERYDQLIALRAVRVPVSQLIGAREFYGRRFEISRDVLDPRPETETLIEVALAEPFARVLDLGTGSGCILVTLLAERDAATGTGVDLSEAACLQASQNAVQHGVADRADIFRSDWFENVEGRFDLIVSNPPYLAAAEMAAVQPELREHEPRMALTDEQDGLSVYRIIAAQAQQYLSAQGRVLVETGWTQGAAVAGFFRDEGWAEVAILPDLDGRDRVVRASKPG, translated from the coding sequence ATGCTGGCCGCTATGGCGCGGCTGCGTGCGGCCGGCGTGCCGGACCCTGCGCGTGATGCACGCATTCTGCTGGCCCATGCCGCAAAGGTTGATGCGGCCCGGGTGACGCTGATCGCGCCCGAGGATATCGCGCCTGAGATCGCGGAACGCTATGATCAGCTGATCGCCCTCCGGGCAGTCCGGGTGCCGGTCTCGCAGCTGATCGGGGCGCGGGAGTTTTATGGCCGCCGCTTTGAGATCAGCCGGGATGTGCTGGACCCGCGGCCTGAAACCGAAACCCTGATCGAGGTGGCCCTTGCAGAGCCTTTCGCCCGGGTTCTGGATCTGGGCACCGGGTCGGGCTGCATCCTCGTGACCCTGCTTGCCGAGCGCGATGCGGCCACCGGCACAGGTGTTGATCTGAGCGAGGCCGCTTGTCTGCAGGCCAGTCAGAATGCGGTACAGCACGGGGTGGCTGACCGGGCTGACATCTTCCGCTCCGACTGGTTTGAAAATGTGGAGGGGCGGTTTGACCTGATCGTGTCCAACCCGCCCTATCTGGCAGCCGCGGAAATGGCCGCTGTGCAGCCGGAACTGCGGGAGCATGAGCCGCGCATGGCGCTGACAGACGAGCAGGACGGTCTGAGCGTGTACCGCATTATTGCAGCACAGGCGCAGCAGTATCTGAGTGCGCAGGGCCGCGTGCTGGTCGAAACCGGCTGGACGCAGGGTGCTGCTGTGGCCGGTTTTTTCCGCGACGAGGGCTGGGCGGAGGTGGCGATTCTGCCGGATCTGGACGGGCGCGACCGTGTCGTAAGGGCATCAAAACCCGGATAA
- the prfA gene encoding peptide chain release factor 1: MIPRDRLEQLTARFQYLEAAMADGAQGADIAQLAREYSELRPVVAQIVAWDQLCRDMDEAREMLSDPDMAGLAEEELQRLKAALPAAEDALQRALLPRDAADAKPAMLEIRPGTGGDEAALFAGDLMRMYQRYAETRGWAFEVIELQETELGGVKEMVAHIRGEGVFARLKYESGVHRVQRVPSTESGGRIHTSAATVAVLPEAEDVDIRIEPGDLRIDTMRSSGAGGQHVNTTDSAVRITHLPTGIVVTSSEKSQHRNRDRAMQVLKARLYDLERSRADSERSADRAAQVGSGDRSERIRTYNFPQGRMTDHRINLTLYRLDAVMQGDLDEIIDALTADAQARMLAEMGQ; encoded by the coding sequence ATGATCCCAAGAGACCGCCTTGAACAGCTGACCGCGCGCTTCCAGTATCTGGAGGCGGCGATGGCGGATGGCGCTCAGGGCGCTGATATTGCGCAGCTTGCACGTGAGTATTCAGAGCTGCGCCCGGTGGTGGCGCAGATCGTCGCATGGGACCAGCTCTGCCGTGATATGGATGAGGCGCGCGAGATGCTGTCGGATCCTGATATGGCGGGTCTGGCGGAGGAGGAACTGCAGCGGTTGAAAGCGGCCCTGCCGGCGGCTGAGGATGCCCTGCAGCGCGCGTTGCTGCCGCGTGATGCGGCAGATGCGAAGCCGGCGATGCTGGAGATCCGGCCGGGCACCGGAGGCGATGAGGCGGCACTTTTCGCCGGTGATCTGATGCGCATGTATCAGCGGTATGCCGAGACCCGTGGCTGGGCCTTTGAGGTGATTGAACTGCAGGAAACCGAGCTTGGCGGTGTAAAGGAGATGGTGGCGCATATCCGTGGTGAGGGGGTTTTTGCGCGGCTGAAATATGAAAGCGGAGTGCACAGGGTGCAGCGGGTGCCGAGCACTGAAAGCGGCGGGCGTATTCACACTTCTGCGGCCACTGTTGCGGTGCTGCCTGAGGCGGAAGACGTGGACATCCGCATCGAACCCGGTGATCTGCGGATCGATACCATGCGGTCTTCGGGCGCGGGGGGGCAGCATGTGAACACCACTGATTCCGCCGTGCGCATCACCCATCTGCCGACGGGTATTGTGGTGACCAGTTCGGAAAAGTCGCAACACCGCAACCGTGACAGGGCGATGCAGGTGCTGAAAGCACGGCTTTATGATCTGGAACGCAGTCGGGCGGACAGTGAACGGTCCGCGGACCGGGCCGCCCAGGTGGGCTCGGGTGACCGGTCCGAGCGGATCAGAACCTATAATTTCCCTCAGGGGCGGATGACCGATCACCGTATCAACCTCACGCTCTACCGGCTTGATGCAGTGATGCAGGGCGATCTCGATGAGATTATTGATGCGCTCACCGCGGATGCTCAGGCGCGGATGCTCGCGGAGATGGGACAGTGA